The following coding sequences lie in one Capsicum annuum cultivar UCD-10X-F1 chromosome 5, UCD10Xv1.1, whole genome shotgun sequence genomic window:
- the LOC107872650 gene encoding WRKY transcription factor 23-like, protein MEKESKLQSEYPIEDGNGNLSTFVMNNPNMMSNNFDIEKDYSLTFLLENMFGGTHVDHQDYDFITTTTSNSIFDLLMLPPHQPIITTSTVQDSTISDQLINAPVTPNVSSISSTSTELPADDYQQEKKVNQQDGEQDQDKYKKQLKPKRKNQKGKREPRFAFMTKSEIDHLDDGYKWRKYGQKAVKNSPFPRSYYRCTTTSCGVKKRVERSIQDTSIVVTTYEGTHTHSCPVMPRGYAGVHPVTINYGVSIGAGDSGGRTYYGDSSLFSTNNLLQERRF, encoded by the exons atggaGAAGGAAAGCAAACTACAATCAGAGTACCCAATTGAAGACGGAAATGGAAATTTGAGTACATTTGTCATGAACAATCCAAACATGATGAGCAACAACTTTGATATTGAAAAAGATTATTCATTAACCTTTTTATTAGAAAATATGTTTGGTGGTACTCATGTTGATCAtcaagattatgattttattacaacaacaactagTAATTCCATTTTCGATTTGCTAATGTTGCCACCTCATCAGCCTATTATTACTACTTCTACAGTTCAAGATTCAACAATATCTGATCAGTTGATTAATGCTCCAGTGACTCCAAATGTATCATCGATTTCTTCAACTTCAACTGAATTACCTGCTGATGATTaccaacaagaaaaaaaagtgaacCAGCAGGATGGAGAGCAAGATCAAGACAAGTATAAGAAACA GTTAAAACCTAAAAGGAAGAACCAAAAGGGTAAAAGAGAGCCAAGATTTGCATTCATGACTAAGAGTGAAATTGATCACTTGGATGATGGTTATAAATGGAGGAAATATGGCCAAAAAGCAGTTAAAAACAGCCCCTTTCCAAG GAGCTACTATCGTTGCACAACAACATCATGTGGTGTGAAGAAGAGAGTGGAAAGGTCAATTCAAGATACTTCAATAGTTGTTACAACTTATGAAGGTACACACACGCATTCCTGCCCTGTAATGCCTCGGGGGTATGCTGGCGTTCATCCGGTAACTATCAACTACGGTGTCTCCATTGGCGCTGGTGATAGTGGGGGAAGAACTTATTATGGTGATTCCTCCTTATTTTCAACTAATAATTTACTACAAGAAAGAAGGTTTTAG